A genome region from Rhinoraja longicauda isolate Sanriku21f chromosome 43, sRhiLon1.1, whole genome shotgun sequence includes the following:
- the LOC144612101 gene encoding putative G-protein coupled receptor 139, which produces MLKVCLFSFLIVNTVTIVILSRGKCGLSRCVTRYLVAMAAADLLVIILDLILRQIPIAFAVHFLPMLDLPICNIHAALLHAATDCSIWFTVTFTFDRFVTINCQKLKGKYCTERTAAVVLGTVTVLSCLKNSSWYFTLTEQYAYLNFPWFCVIYLRFMESPIWASVELLHYFLSPGLPFALILLLNVFTVRHIVAAIRARRRLRAHRGGGSPIDPEVVSRRKSIILLFAISWNFILLWAVFLVYTIWFRLWWLGFQSVILPVFVQEIGFMLQLLSCCTNTAIYTATQTKFREQLKILLKYPFVLIAEFNKK; this is translated from the coding sequence ATGTTAAAAGTTTGTTTATTTTCCTTCCTCATAGTTAACACTGTCACGATTGTCATcctctcccggggaaagtgcggtctctccaggtGTGTAACTCGCTACCTGGTAGCCATGGCGGCGGCTGATTTACTGGTTATCATCCTGGATTTGATACTGCGGCAGATCCCCATAGCTTTTGCTGTGCATTTCCTTCCTATGCTCGATCTCCCTATTTGTAATATCCATGCCGCGCTGCTGCACGCTGCCACGGACTGTTccatctggttcaccgtcaccttcacctttgatcgatttgtcaccattaattgccagaagctgaaaggcAAATATTGTACAGAGAGAACGGCGGCTGTTGTCCTGGGAACAGTTACCGTGCTGAGCTGTTTGAAGAACAGCAGTTGGTACTTTACATTAACTGAGCAATATGCCTATCTAAATTTCCCCTGGTTTTGTGTTATATATCTCCGGTTTATGGAATCACCGATCTGGGCGTCAGTCGAACTTCTCCATTATTTCCTCAGCCCCGGCCTGCCATTCGCCCTGATCCTGTTGCTTAACGTTTTTACCGTCAGGCACATTGTAGCAGCGATCAGAGCCCGCAGAAGGCTCCGGGCACACAGAGGCGGGGGGAGCCCCATTGACCCGGAAGTGGTCAGCAGAAGGAAATCCATCATTTTACTCTTTGCAATCTCGTGGAATTTCATCCTGCTCTGGGCGGTGTTTCTCGTGTACACCATATGGTTCAGACTGTGGTGGTTGGGCTTTCAGTCCGTAATTTTACCAGTGTTTGTACaggaaataggattcatgctgCAGCTGCTCAGCTGCTGTACAAACACTGCTATATACACCGCGACCCAGACAAAGTTCAGAGAACAGCTGAAGATTCTGTTGAAATATCCTTTTGTACTAATTGCGGAATTCAATAAAAAATGA
- the LOC144612102 gene encoding putative G-protein coupled receptor 139 produces the protein MHEPVTGPVYAIYYPILAAFGVPVNIVAIVILSQGKCGLSKCITYYLVAMAAADLVVVFTGVILNRIVDIYFPGSYLLLTPACRSKTAVVYATRDISVWLTVSFTFDRFVAICCRKLKNTYCTKQTAAVVIALVITLNCLKNIPWYFVYDPIYIVNKLPWYCRIRPVFYISPAWLAFSFMHCIATPFLPFFLILLLNALTVKYIIAASRVRRALRGNPAESNPDPEMENRKKSIILLFSISGNFILLWFTYTVHYLYYRITNTYSYSGYNDPVYILQETGYMLLLLSCCSNTFIYAVTQSKFRQELLKIVQLPTKLFLMCLRK, from the exons ATGCATGAGCCTGTTACAGGTCCCGTGTATGCAATTTACTATCCTATTCTTGCCGCTTTCGGAGTTCCAG TGAATATTGTGGCCATTGTAATCCTATCCCAGGGTAAATGCGGTCTGTCCAAGTGCATCACttactacctggtggccatggcggcGGCTGATCTGGTGGTCGTGTTTACAGGCGTGATACTGAATCGCATCGTTGATATTTACTTTCCCGGGAGTTACCTGTTGCTAACTCCGGCATGCAGATCCAAGACTGCTGTGGTGTATGCAACCAGGGACATTTCCGTCTGGTTGactgtctccttcacctttgaccgcttTGTCGCCATCTGCTGCCGGAAGTTGAAAAACACCTATTGCACCAAGCAAACAGCAGCTGTGGTTATAGCCCTGGTGATAACTCTGAACTGTCTAAAGAACATCCCTTGGTACTTCGTGTACGATCCAATATACATCGTTAACAAATTGCCGTGGTACTGCCGGATAAGGCCAGTATTTTACATTTCGCCCGCGTGGTTAGCGTTCTCGTTTATGCACTGCATAGCCACACCTTTCCTGCCATTCTTCCTCATTTTGCTGCTGAATGCTCTGACGGTGAAGTACATAATTGCGGCAAGCAGAGTCCGCCGGGCGTTGAGGGGTAACCCCGCTGAAAGCAATCCTGACCCCGAGATGGAAAACAGGAAAAAGTCCATCATTTTACTCTTCAGCATATCGGGTAACTTTATCTTGTTATGGTTCACGTACACAGTACACTATTTGTACTATCGAATTACCAATACATATTCCTATTCGGGTTATAACGACCCGGTTTACATTCTCCAAGAAACCGGCTATATGCTGCTGCTTTTGAGCTGCTGCTCAAACACGTTTATCTACGCAGTAACGCAGAGTAAATTCCGACAGGAACTTCTGAAAATAGTCCAACTCCCTACGAAACTATTTCTCATGTGCCTCCGAAAATAA